The Hymenobacter chitinivorans DSM 11115 genome window below encodes:
- a CDS encoding PPK2 family polyphosphate kinase, whose translation MKDSAAFDLLTLASRAPHHVHKDDAQRETERIRQDLVELQDRLYAENRRSVLVILQGMDASGKDGLIRKVFSGLNPQGVRVHSFKEPTTEELAHDFLWRVHQQVPRHGMIQVFNRSHYEDVLITRVEQLITTEEARRRFTAINAFEKLLQQAGTTVLKFYLHVSEDEQRERLQERINDPAKQWKYEAGDEAKALKWPLYRAVYEDVFRHCNPDSCPWHLVPADQNWYKAYVVAKTLRDALRELDPQYPASKLDRPKQV comes from the coding sequence ATGAAAGATTCTGCCGCCTTTGACTTGTTGACCCTGGCCAGCCGGGCACCCCACCACGTGCACAAGGACGACGCCCAGCGGGAAACCGAGCGAATCCGGCAAGACTTGGTGGAGCTGCAGGACCGGCTTTACGCCGAAAACCGCCGCAGCGTGCTCGTCATTTTGCAGGGCATGGACGCCAGCGGCAAGGACGGACTGATTCGTAAGGTCTTCAGCGGCCTCAACCCGCAGGGCGTGCGGGTGCACTCCTTCAAGGAGCCGACCACCGAGGAGCTGGCCCACGACTTTCTGTGGCGGGTGCATCAGCAGGTGCCGCGCCACGGCATGATTCAGGTCTTCAACCGCTCCCACTACGAGGACGTGCTCATTACCCGGGTCGAGCAACTGATAACCACCGAGGAGGCCCGGCGGCGCTTTACGGCCATCAATGCCTTCGAGAAGCTGCTGCAGCAGGCTGGCACTACGGTGCTTAAGTTTTACCTGCACGTATCGGAAGACGAGCAGCGCGAGCGGCTGCAAGAGCGTATCAACGACCCGGCCAAGCAGTGGAAGTACGAGGCCGGCGACGAAGCCAAAGCCCTGAAATGGCCGCTTTACCGGGCCGTGTACGAAGACGTATTCCGGCACTGCAACCCCGACAGCTGCCCCTGGCACCTAGTGCCCGCCGACCAGAACTGGTACAAAGCATATGTCGTGGCCAAAACCCTGCGCGACGCCCTGCGGGAGCTGGACCCGCAATACCCGGCCAGTAAGCTAGACCGGCCGAAGCAGGTGTAG
- a CDS encoding Hsp20/alpha crystallin family protein, with product MNLISKEFIRNIAPQLDLLNTLGGGTAQAVVRVDKREQGVVVRVAIPAVSPENFHVVLDNTRLTVYCEYRHKPEDQVAAPLFAQTLDLPANLDLSRIDAVHKGGELQVRIPFKDAAAQKREIEIKQR from the coding sequence ATGAATCTGATTAGCAAAGAGTTTATTCGCAACATCGCCCCCCAGCTCGACCTGCTCAACACCTTGGGTGGCGGCACGGCCCAGGCGGTAGTGCGCGTGGATAAGCGCGAACAGGGCGTGGTCGTGCGGGTAGCCATTCCGGCCGTAAGCCCCGAAAACTTCCACGTCGTGCTCGACAACACGCGCCTGACGGTGTACTGTGAGTACCGCCATAAGCCCGAGGACCAGGTAGCAGCCCCGCTGTTTGCCCAAACCCTGGACCTGCCCGCCAACCTCGACCTGAGCCGCATCGACGCCGTGCACAAAGGGGGGGAGCTACAGGTGCGCATTCCCTTCAAGGATGCCGCCGCTCAGAAGCGCGAAATCGAAATCAAGCAGCGCTAG
- a CDS encoding VF530 family protein, with protein sequence MSQPNPHDVRDESGHLIRELHGVTLAQILEYLVARYGWPGLDERIRINCFSVNPSVKSSLTFLRRTPWARAKVEDLYVRARTAEILGRQLP encoded by the coding sequence ATGTCCCAGCCCAATCCCCACGATGTTCGCGACGAATCCGGCCACCTTATTCGGGAGCTGCACGGCGTCACACTGGCCCAGATTCTGGAGTACCTAGTGGCCCGCTACGGCTGGCCCGGCCTCGACGAGCGAATCCGCATCAACTGCTTCTCGGTCAATCCGTCCGTTAAGTCCAGCCTGACGTTTTTGCGCCGTACGCCCTGGGCCCGGGCTAAGGTGGAAGATCTGTACGTGCGGGCCCGGACGGCCGAAATCCTGGGCCGGCAGCTACCCTAG
- a CDS encoding glycoside hydrolase family 25 protein yields the protein MNKSSRPVSRRRATPWRRYLGLAVLALGIVSVALYLRYQRQIHRYARRAYASFTFGQLTGREKTPMLAGYSVHGIDVSSYQGKIDWQTVAEHNVRFAFIKASEGVTLRDARFQRNWKQARAAGIYRGAYHYFQPNYDGAKQANLFTRTVPLAAGDLPPVLDVEAPEFHDVAVMRRGVGTWLRLVERHYGVKPILYSNYSFYKRHLAGHFDDYPLWLAHYEVESPQLPRDKWIIWQHSDEAYVPGIRGTVDFNVFQGNFENLLALRIPAARPTRPGKPH from the coding sequence ATGAATAAATCTTCCCGACCTGTTTCGCGCCGCCGCGCTACTCCCTGGCGCCGCTATCTGGGCCTGGCCGTGCTGGCCCTGGGAATCGTGAGCGTGGCCCTGTACCTGCGCTACCAGCGCCAGATTCACCGCTACGCCCGCCGCGCTTACGCCAGCTTTACCTTCGGTCAGCTCACGGGCCGCGAAAAAACGCCCATGCTGGCCGGCTACTCGGTGCACGGCATCGATGTTTCGTCTTATCAAGGTAAAATTGATTGGCAAACCGTAGCCGAGCACAACGTGCGCTTTGCCTTCATCAAGGCCAGTGAGGGGGTAACCCTGCGCGACGCCCGCTTCCAGCGCAACTGGAAGCAGGCCCGGGCCGCGGGCATTTACCGGGGCGCCTACCACTACTTTCAGCCCAACTACGACGGGGCCAAGCAAGCCAACCTGTTCACGCGCACCGTGCCCCTGGCGGCCGGCGACCTGCCGCCGGTGCTTGACGTGGAAGCTCCCGAGTTTCACGACGTGGCCGTGATGCGCCGGGGCGTGGGCACCTGGCTGCGGCTGGTGGAGCGGCATTATGGCGTGAAGCCAATTCTGTACTCCAACTACAGCTTCTACAAGCGCCACCTGGCCGGGCACTTCGACGACTACCCGCTCTGGCTGGCTCACTACGAAGTGGAAAGCCCCCAGCTGCCCCGCGACAAGTGGATAATCTGGCAGCACAGCGACGAAGCCTACGTGCCTGGCATCCGCGGTACGGTCGACTTTAACGTGTTTCAGGGTAACTTCGAGAATCTGCTGGCCTTGCGGATTCCAGCCGCCCGGCCGACCAGGCCCGGTAAACCTCACTAA
- a CDS encoding septal ring lytic transglycosylase RlpA family protein, producing MTVALFRGSTALLLVVALLSSCGGSKNAFTQSGGASYYADKFDGRKTASGTTYRPNKLTAAHNTLPFGTVVKVTNPRNHRSVKVTVTDRGPHAKGRVIDLSRKAARKIDIVDAGVAPVQLKVVRAAGRR from the coding sequence ATGACTGTAGCCTTATTTCGCGGTTCTACCGCCCTGCTGCTGGTTGTTGCGCTGCTGAGCAGCTGCGGCGGCAGCAAAAACGCCTTTACTCAGTCGGGTGGGGCCTCGTACTACGCCGATAAGTTCGACGGACGTAAAACGGCCAGTGGCACTACTTACCGGCCCAACAAGCTCACGGCCGCCCACAACACCCTGCCCTTTGGTACGGTGGTCAAGGTCACGAACCCGCGCAACCACCGCTCGGTTAAGGTTACCGTAACCGACCGGGGACCGCACGCCAAGGGCCGCGTCATCGACCTTTCGCGCAAGGCCGCCCGTAAAATAGACATCGTCGACGCCGGAGTGGCGCCCGTGCAGCTCAAAGTGGTGCGGGCCGCGGGTCGGCGCTAA
- a CDS encoding DUF6799 domain-containing protein: MKLRFSFLLTLGLAVAGFAAQAQTKVAPRRAVAPKQKVVVREGVTLKDGVVMQEGKVLVTQQGHTTPLADATTLTNGTKIMADGTVTKPDGSTVTLQEGDMMSLSGRLTTKAMKAEQDSLMMMAKNGKGKAKVKRKN, from the coding sequence ATGAAGCTTCGTTTCTCATTTCTGTTGACGCTCGGGCTGGCCGTCGCCGGCTTTGCCGCCCAGGCTCAAACCAAAGTAGCGCCCCGCCGGGCCGTGGCACCCAAGCAAAAAGTTGTGGTGCGGGAAGGCGTGACGCTCAAAGACGGCGTGGTGATGCAGGAAGGCAAAGTGCTGGTAACCCAGCAGGGCCACACCACCCCCCTGGCCGACGCCACGACCCTGACCAACGGCACCAAAATCATGGCCGACGGCACCGTGACCAAGCCCGACGGCAGCACCGTAACCCTGCAGGAGGGCGACATGATGTCGCTCAGCGGCCGGCTGACTACCAAAGCCATGAAGGCCGAGCAGGACAGCCTGATGATGATGGCCAAAAATGGCAAGGGCAAGGCCAAGGTCAAGCGTAAAAACTAG
- a CDS encoding DUF3140 domain-containing protein translates to MTNQPTTPNIYAEFKQQVNMTAAELEKWLTTEESKSVGQNDGDGESIGHKSGRHIIQILQKKKADLTAEDEAHMRKVHAYISRHLAQGPHADKEHSRWRYSLMNWGHDPLKK, encoded by the coding sequence ATGACCAATCAGCCAACGACCCCGAACATTTACGCCGAGTTCAAGCAGCAAGTCAATATGACGGCGGCGGAGCTGGAAAAGTGGCTTACAACGGAGGAATCCAAATCGGTGGGGCAGAACGATGGCGACGGGGAAAGCATCGGCCACAAGTCGGGCCGCCACATCATCCAGATTCTGCAGAAGAAGAAAGCCGACCTCACCGCCGAGGATGAAGCCCACATGCGCAAGGTTCACGCCTATATTAGCCGCCACTTGGCCCAGGGCCCGCACGCCGACAAAGAACATTCGCGCTGGCGCTACTCCCTTATGAACTGGGGCCACGACCCACTGAAGAAATAA